AAAAAAGtaataaaggaaaagaggaaggagaagagccAAAGAAGGAAACGTCTCTGCGGAATTTATGTGAGGGGACACCTCCGTTGACGGCCGGCGTTCTGCCCATCGCTTCCTTTGAAGGCTTCAAATGTTTGAACGAGGAGATAACCGAGAAGTGTCGGAAGGGTGTGATCCGCCGACTCCCTCGCCTCCCGGCCCGTGCCTTGATTGATCTATGCCTCTCTGTCTCCATCCACATTATTTTTTGGAGGGCCCAGAAGATTAGAAAACGAATCTTGACTTGGCTTTTGCGTTCAAACTTAGGCGTTAAGAGAGATGGAGAGCAGGGCATTCTTCCTTCTCCGGGCGCATGAGGGTTTTCCGATGGCATCCGTGGCTTGTATTGGATTTCTGAAGGTCGCAGCGGCGGTTCTCCTTCTGGCAGCGTCCGTTTCGTCGAGTCTGTCGCCTGACTTCTACAGCAAGACCTGCCCTTCGGCGCTCCCGGTCATCAGGCAGGTGGTGGAGGACGCCGTGAGGAAGGAGCCGAGGATGGGGGCCTCGCTACTGCGCCTTCATTTCCATGATTGCTTCGTGAATGTGAGTCAACTccctttctatctctctctctctctcacatgtcGTTTATATGACGTATAATTAGGATTTCTCTGCTAGAAGCTCTCGATTTGTGACCACCAAGATTGTATTTTTCACTCAGAAGATTGTTATGCTTCTGTGGAGCTGTTTGGGCATCTTTGTTAACTCCACTGTCCCAACAATCAAACCTGTGATTCTAATTAGGGACGAAGAACCTGCTGAGATGATTAATGAATGGATTTAGAACCATTTTGTTGCAAAATTTTGTGGGTAGGGTGTAGAAGACGCCAGAGATCCGTTTTTTAGCTCATTTTGTAGCAAAAATCCGACCACCCAAATGCGTTACGATGCCAACATGAGTTCCCTGAAGCTGTGAAGAAGGTGAGTGATTTTCATGGCGGGTGGGGTATCTTTGCTGCAAATTTGGTAACATATCCGCCTTGcagatattttcctttgaaaggAAAAACGTGGTTGAAATATATACGAATCAGCTATTACATAAAGCCAAATCCAATGAGAACTACGATTTATGGGCCTTCAATTCCTAAGATTTTGTGCACTCTCGGACATGTTAGAGATTTGTCTACACCAATATTTAACGCCATTTTCTGAATCTATGAGATTTAATGAATCATAGTTCATCGAGTAAGAACGTACACTCAATAAATGCATCTAAATTACGTCATGAATTTATTGCAATTTGTTTGGCTCTGTAGTTCCATCTTTTCTGgaatgatcattttttttaaatgtaaaattttgcCATTAATTTATCACTTATGAATACCATTTTTAATGAataatttcataacattttgGGATGCCATTTTGGCCAACGGACTTCAATTGCCCTAAGCTAAAATCGAGTTGTATACGTTATGCAGTTATGGCATCGGTCAACACTTTGTCACATTCAAAAGTTGGCTCTACCAGAGAGGTGGATCCGTGGCTGGCATCTCCTTTTAAACCACTGGAAATAAAGCGATCTCgagcttttccattttttcaggCGTAACACCAACAAGATAGAGCTTTCAGACCTTCCATCATCTAAATTGCTTCATATGGAGTGGGTGAACGAGCACAATTTTCAATGTTATAGGGTTAGGTACAGAGCAAAATGGCTAGAGAAACTTGGAAGAACAGATTGATACGCTAccaaagctctctctctctctctcacacacacacacacacacaagagatGTTTGATCGTTTAGATGACGCAGTACGTAGGGCCATCAAACACGGTACTTTGATCTTTTAAAAATCGAAAGAAGAATGCGAGAGAGAAAAGCTTGATTTTCAAGCGAAATTTTTAAGTTACACTTTAGTATAAGAATACATTCAAGAAAATACAGTTTCAGCAACGAAACCTGCCTTCAGTGTCTCCTCGTTTCGATTTTTAAGACTTTCGTGATTTTGTGGATCAAGTAGGGGTGTGACGGTTCGGTCCTTCTGGATGACACTGCGAACTTCACCGGCGAGAAGACGGCAGGGCCCAACGTCGACTCCGCCAGAGGGTTTGACGTGATCGACAACATCAAGGCGGCGGTCAACAATGCCTGTGGAGCTGCCGTCGTCTCCTGCGCCGACATCTTGGCCGTCGCTGCTCGCGACTCCGTCGTTGCGGTACTCTTTCTACCAACCTGTACATATGATCTCCTTGAGCTTCTGAAGCTAGAGATCTCAAAACTAATGGCGAACTGTTCAGGGCCTCAGGCCATTTGTTTATGTTGTCAATTTCTGATCTGGCCATTATCGTGTAACATCTGCAGCTTGGAGGACCAACATGGGATGTACAGTTGGGGAGACGAGATGCAAGAAATGCAAGCAAGGACGACGCGAACACGCAGATACCCGGACCCTTCTCCAACCTCACCACCCTCCTCTACAGCTTCCAGACGAGGGGCATGAACCTAACCGACCTCGTTGTGTTGTCCGCCGCACACACCATCGGCCAAGCTCGGTGCATCGTCTTCAGAAGGCGCATCTATAACGAGTACAACATCGACTTCAACTTCGCTCGCTCGCTTCAGCCGTCCTGCCCTTCCACCGCCGGCGACGGCGACAGCAACCTTGCTCCTTTAGACCATCTGAGCCCCAACCAATTTGGGTTcaactatttcatgaatctgctgaTGCAGAGGGGGCTGCTGCACTCGGATCAGGAGCTGTACAACGGCGGACCGGCCGACAACATCACCAAGCACTATGCCCTTAACCCCACCGACTTCTATCGGGACTTTGCCACCTCCATGTTGAAGATGCAAAGCGTAAGCGTGCTCACTGGCAACCAGGGAGAGGTGAGGTTGGACTGCAGGAAAGTGAACTCATAGTCGGCGCTAACCGGAGAAGGCCCCCGTCTGTATATATTTTACTTTTGaccggccggccggccggccgggGTGTCTGCTACGCCGGCGAACTTACCCAATTCAATTGAAGCAGCCCGTGTgttcttagagatgatggtgTACCTGTAGATCTTCATCTCCACCGCCCTTGAGACACATGGTGTTCAGTAAACATAAAAACTCGAGTTTCAATTGTTCCAGCTCGAGTAAATCTCAGAATGAATGGGGAAAAATTTTGTGCGCAACTTTTATTTGCGTAGCTCCAATCTTTTTGGCGCGTGGCAACTAATGATTGGATGTGCTGTGTTTAAAACTGACGTGTCATGTTGTCATTGGTCAATATGTGCTTGACTTTTCCACTCGTGCATGATTGACATCAGAGCTGAGTTGGgtcgggttttttttttttttttaagtgtttgtTGAAATTAGTTGGGACTGATGATCAAGATCTTGTCCGGACTTGGGCAAGTTGTTCTTCCGAGGATCACGTACCGGACCAAGTGGTGTGACAACAAATAGATTGAAATTTTGCACTATGCTTATTTATTCATTTGGACTAATTTAATcgggaaagaggaaaaaagagggTGATTAATTTATCCTTATTTATTCCTATGCTTAATAACTTAGGATATTTAAAATATTCGAGGCTGATTTCTAATCCGTGTTAGGTGAAATCCGCGGGTTACAACTGCAGATTTGCAGTCCACAGACATTGTAAAATATGGGGCTCGGGAGGAGTAAAGATGTTAACAGATCCGGTTCAATTCGgataatttttaaattgtatttctggatattcacatattcagattcgaatttggatttaaataccaACAAAGAAATGTCGTGTCTGAAttcgaaatccaatttcacaattcgaatctgatctaaatctgTTTTTCACATTCATATTCGGATctgaatcttaattttgaacAGAATCTGGACAACTTTTAAGAGCATTAGGtgtatgatatttatttttaaaactaaatccaatctgatccaaatccgaacatgatcagatatttatgtatatccaaatccaaatccaaatccaatcagatgtaCTTTCTTAAATCTGATCGGATTTCtgaattggatattaattttcttttgatatccgattttttcggaaCAGTTCCGTAggatatccgatccaaaacGGATATATTGGTATGGGAGGAGGAGTTGTTGGACCATAAATTGGCGGTTTTAAGAGTCTTATCCAACATTTGATAACAAAGAATACTGTGTTCCAAAGAATACGGTGTTGTTATTATCCATATTCATAATAGCTAGGGAGATCAACTAAAAAGTTTCACGCTCGACAGATGAAGATTTTGAAAGCGAGCACGAGATCATTCatgtataaaaaatgaaatcctGTTTGGTTTATAGACAGCAAGTATTATGCAGCCTGACCCACTGCACCAACTCCTTTGGGTCAACATTGGCGAGTGggcatttcaaaataaaaatataccaAACTTCTAAAAGATGCCACTGTCCACCAATATGTGGCTGGTGATaaaaaggactgatcaaggagGACGAGAGTGATGTTCATTGaatcatagttggcaaatcTGTGACTCGGACTCAGATCAGTAGATGATCGCACTACCAAGTCAGTGAGTTAACTTGTTGTACTCAGCCGAGTTTTAAAATAGCCTGAATCAAATGAGTTAAAACGAATCAGAGGCGAGTCGGGCCAAATCAAGGGCGAGTCAGGGATGAGCCAGGCCAACCTTGACTAGTCGCCAAGTTTTCTACCAACCTTGAAATCCAATACGCATTTACTTAAAACCAAATCACAATTCAGAATATGATTTAATGACATAAATTTGTATCCAATCTGATCTATTAATctgatgttaattttttttttttttttttttttacattcgaCTTCTAGAAGCACAGCAGTCGAACATCTGACCCGAATCTGATCACATTTGTACACTTGGGACTAACAACTAGGAGATACAAAAGCTCTTTGGGAAACAGGATTAGGCATGGACCTGATATGAGGCAACTAGGCATTGGAAGTTGTATTTGGTAGAGctaaaaaccagaaaaaaaaacttgaacctATTTactacatttttctttcatataacCCCCCATCGTTTTTTTGTACTCCAATGGTagaaaaccattaaaaaatgaaaagccttGTCTGAGAATATGATATGTTGTATAAGGGAAAACCACCACAAATTCCAAAGAATAGATCTATGCAAGTTTCCATGTTGAAAAAGTTTTCAAGGGTTTGGCATACAATGGATGGGGTGGATGCTGGTGGGCAGTCAGTATTCGTTTCAAATTGTCGAAACATcaactttttgtgcttttcaAGGGTTTGGCATACAATGGATGGGGTGGGCGCTGGTGGCAGTCAGTATTCGTTTCAAATTGTCGAAACATTaactttttgtgcttttcaAGGGTTTGGCATAATAGATGAGGTGGGTGCTGGTAAGCAGTCAGTCTCTGTTTTAAATTGTCAAAGTATTGTCTATGCTTCAAATTATGGGAACATCAACTTTTTGTAATATAAAAGAGATGAACAGCAGCAATACACAAATTGAAGTATATTATGAGCATTAAGATGAAGgggatgaaagaaaagatgtaGGTTTCAGTTTTCTTGTGgagtggtaggatgaaatactcctcctactCATTTAACAAGTTTCTAaagatattcattttttaacacTGCTGTAGACATTTGAATTGCAGAGTGAACGTTTGTTATTGTATTACTTCACCTCTATTTCTCCAGCGGCACCGCCTCAGACTTGGCGGATGACCGACCAGGTCTTTTTGTTGTCAAACCAAACACGCCGGCGTACATTTCTTGGACTGGAATAGTCTTCGTAGGAAATGTCAAATTGTGGCTTACTCAGTTTTCTTTTCGCTTTCAGAAGTGGTGGTTTGAAAGGACAAAAACATGTGTAATTCACAGAAAACACGATCAATGAATGATTATGTTACAAAAACATGCTCACGAAGTAAAATTTTGCATTCTGATCGGCTTGATTACCCAAAAGAAACCCTGAGGAGATTAAAAATTCCGTGCTAACGAAGCCAATCCCCGAAACAATATCATCATgcaaacaaaacccaaaaagaaaggaggagCCCTTGATTATAAATAGTGTTGCACAAAACAagacaagaaaaacatgataGACAGAGAGGTAACTGCATGTTAAGGCATTTCTATCGTCACAAATAAAATATCCTATCTCAATAACTTACGAATGAAGACCAGGGAAATGTTTGGTTAAAGCAGTGAACAAGTTAGAAATTCAAGTCAAAGAGCACTGAAGCTAGCGGACTGTGTCTTTGGACTTGGCCTTTTCTTGCATTCTTCGAGTAGGCAAGGCGCCACATGTTTGTCTTTTTGCACAAGATGAAGTTACTGTTACAGGCTTTCAGACCCAAAGAAAGGATTCCTAGTCcaatgaaacttgaaagtaaCACAAGTTTCATCTGGAGTTCAATTTCTGCATCCTAAGCTGTCTGCTGCTCCTGATTTCAAGTCCAGGCCCACGCCCACTTTACTGTGGCAAGATACTAAGAAACTATGATGCTGTGTTTAACATGTAGACTAAGAGAGCCACTAACAATGTTGATAAGAAAGGTTCTCCAACCACATGATCTCACCAACTCTGGCCCATTTTGTGGTTCTTTCATCTGTGCCGCAATGCCATTagcaaattttcaccttctttttctttcaatggcCTCTGGCACCCTCTGAACCTAGTCAAATTCCCAcagtaatttttgaagtttgttGCCGTTGCTCTGCCTGTAAGAGTCATTTTACTAGGTTATTATGTTAGCCCTGAGATATGATGGAATCATTTTATTTGTAGCTCCCTTGCATGGAAACATTTTGTGCGCTTTCATCTGGATTTGAGATGCACAACAACTGTCTATGACTCTTTAAGAGTTTTGAAtgtaaactaaaattttcttttacttcGGTCCAAGTTCCGCTAGAACACCTAAGACCTGtgaatctcaaaattttcagttcacattctttctgttttcctttattACTTATGAAGATTCCTGATTTTGGACTTTTGAATAGGATAGTGCTGGTCTCGGTTCAAGATCTGGATAATAGAAACTTGCCCTGTTTCTCTGTTGTCGAGCAATCTCAAAATCGTAAGTCATGCAACTCTAGCTTGTTTTGAAGTGGGAAAGAAATGGAACAGTACGTTCTTTACTTAGTGAGTATTTGGGAAGCACAGATAAGGTTTCAGCAACACTTCATCTAAGATGCTTTGTTTAAAACACCGTTAAACAATCTCACTCTTTCTAATGTCTTACTTCTAGAAGTGAGACAGAAAACTGAGACATAAGAAAAAAGTCATTGACACTTaatttgatgtttgtttgtCACCGTAGTATGCCCTTAGTTTGGTATTTGGTCTGTTACTGTACTATGTGTGCAGAGAGGGAAGGGAACACtgtcaaaacaaaacaaaccaCCCCGTAGAAAAACTCAAATACTTCTTTGGAGTTGGACGTGTGAATGGCAAGATCACATGCTACCATAAGTCATTTCACTTTCACAACCGCAAGCTgagatttcttttatttaatacACAACGCTTTTACATCATAGGGGGAGAAAACTTGCATCCATGGAGATGATCACCCGTTCACTTTCCTGCAGTTTAGTCTGATCTCCCCCTTCTTTCCGGTGAGAGGGCTGACATTACCCATCTTGATCATTGCCTTCGCAAACGCTCTGAAGAACCTTGTGCTACTAGAGGTGTATCTGTTCACAAAATGGGAGGTAATGCTTGAATTTAAGAGGACCTGATCTGAGTGAAGAAGTCCCTTCTCTTGCTGTAAGTTCTTGTAGTACTGGTTATCAAACAGAGTTGGTGTAGCAACATCTAGAGGGAAATCCTTGTTGTCGTTCCCACTCAAAGGGCACCCTGCTTCCAGAGATTGCTTGAAGGAAGGGTCTATGTCTGAGTCATTGTATAAGCGTTCTCGGAACCGTACGCATCTTGCTAGACCAATTGTATGTGCTCCTACAAATTTTCATAGTTTCAGGCAAAGCTCAGTAATAGGTTTGACATTAATAACAAGAAATATAGAGATCATGTCCTACCAATTTGGTGAtgtaattgaaaaaagaaaaaaacggaACGAGTACACAACTTGATTACCAATTTTATGACCTTTGCAGGAACTTCCTAATTGTGACAGTATATGAAATCTGCAGAGATGTAAGATATCAACACACCTGATAAAGCTACAAGATCCACTCTGGTGAGCTTTTGGTTGCGAAATTTTTCGATCAGAGTGCTGATGCTTGAGTTCGGATCAGGAAGGTTAGCAATGGCGCCATCGTAGCTGGCATTGGTTGAATCTCTTCTTCCCACTCTTACATCCCACGTAGGCCCCCCCAACTGCCATTAAATGCAGAAGAGTATATAAGAAACAAGTTCCAACAAGCGAAGgtaaatatatttgaaaaatgtatGTCCTTCAATCATGAACTAGGGAGCGTATGAAGGAACGTGTGATGACAGTGACAACTGCCTTCCTCTCCCCGGCTATTACCCTCCTGCAATTTCAGCCATTTCTACATTGAAAATTGCAAATTTCAAACGTAAACCTGTCCTAGTTATTAATTCACTAAGAAGTTAGCGTCTTCTCTGTAAAATGTTCTAATTTTCAGGCTCCGCATACGCTGGAAAGTGGAGCCCGCAGAACAACTCATTAAAAACCTTTTCGAGCAGCCGTTTCCATTGGTCGGCACAAATGCAGGTGACCACCTTCGTCATTCTGCTGTCACTTTTCTTCACATGGCTGAATCCCTGTTTTTATTCCTTATTACTGTCCAACTAGAAGCATGCCCATGCCATTATTGTTGTCCTTTTGCTACTGAATTGCAGGGTTCACTCTAGCAGAAACTCATGGAGAATTGACACTAACCGCTAAGATGTAATTCTCAAGTGTAAAATCCTAATACTTGACATAAAGCATCTTCTTTCTGCTAACAGAATCTTATAAACCAAAGCAAACTTAATTGTCAATTTTTTGCAACATTTCTTTACCTTGAAAAGCATGGCCCCTACGTTTCTTGCATATGTAAACATGCACGtatagactctctctctctctttctctcttatatatatttatatataaagagagCGTATGAAAGTTTTTGCCAGCCTTGTTGATAAGATGTACCAATCTGGTTCCAACCCTTGTTGGCCCATAGATACAAGGTTTTGCACGCAACTGTAGATCGAATTTCCACCATACTCAAAGCCACTGTTTGTTTCATAGCCGTCGATTTCAAGGCAGCAATGGTCTTAGATTCGGGTCTGAGATCGAGGTTATCAAATGCAGCCATAGACAATTTTGAGAGATGCAATATATAAAGAGTTTTGGCAAGTAACAAGGGCTGGACCAACATCCAATTTATTCCAATAAATTATTTGTGTTTCgtaattcaaaaaaagaaaagaagaaaaaccgaAAATTCATGTGTTTCAGTACTTTTAATACGTACCCAAAATGTTTATGTGGATGTTATATATGGATGCGTCTATTACTCGGCACTTGGGACAATACTGTCGGTTCCTGTATCTTATTGAAGAAATATCTTATGCATTGGTAGTCCATAGTCCTTCTCAGTCTCATCTTTCTAGTTTCAGTAACTGCACCTGAATCTTACCATGGTTAGGTAAAATGACTACTAAGATATTTCTCGCTCGAAGACGATCTTTGCTTCACTTTTCACTCCAATTATTTCCTACGTAAAACTCACATAGAGGGTCGTGTTTTACCAAACAAATTACTTGTTGaagaacacaaacacaaacacaaacacaaacacaaacatatatatcgCTGTTAACGCATAATTGGTATGAATTGAATGAAAGTTTTAAGACGAATATAAAAAACAGTCTGTAATACTTTTCTGCTTAGACAATATGATTTGGACGACAGCTAAACCACTTTTGTTATTGCATGTGGACCTCTGTATTCAGCAAGAGGAGATATATACAGTAGCATGAAAAAGGTATATGATTTTTATAAACTTGACAACTGTGAttatcatatattttatttaatgaagaaaaagaattttggtaatttataaTTGAAAGATATTTTTACTtaatgtgtgcgtgtgtgccGGCTTACGCACAGCGTAGGGTTGTGCAGGTGaggaaggaagggaagaagagaggcaTTCACTTACGGCCACGACGGAGTCGCGTGCTGCGACGGCGAGAATGTCGGCGCACGACACCACACCCGGACACACCTTCTCCACGTTAGCCTTGATTGTGTCCACCACGTCGAACCCCCTCAGCGACATATCATTCGGCGGCGCCGTTTTCTCCCCCTTTATTTTGCCCGCGACGTCGTCCAATAGAACTGATGCATCGCAACCCTGCAACACCACTCCTTCGTatcaatcttttttcttctttttcctttccatcacTCTATCAACATAGACTTCTTCATAAAATATTATCAATTCCAACTGTTTTTTGGTGACAATTGTTGGATTTCATCGGTAAGATCTGACATCCAGCAGAATTCATATTGCTGCCGGatgttgattatatatatatattcatttgaaTTTCTCCTGTGTGCCGGAGCTATGGACGGTATAGATATGAAAAATGAATAGTGATTGATTCCAGGGGCGgatccaggattttttttacGGTCGGGTCAAGACGATTtgcgggccaagaggagcgacgagaAGCGActggtcgggccaaactaaaaaaaattgattttttcaatataaaaaaaaaagtttttcttgcGTTCACCAGGGCCATGGCCTGGGCGGCCCCCCATCCCTTCGCCCCCTGAGTGATTCGGAGTACATAGAGTCACCCAACTCACTTGTGAAGGTCATTGGATCCACCATGATtgaataatgaaagaaaaaaaaaagtgatagacCACGAAGGTGAGCAAAATTGAGTGACTCAAGATTgacttatatataaatatgtatatgctAATCTTGAGCTCCATTAAATACATGAGGCTAAAGGATTTCTCAGTCCAAACTCCAATGAACAAATACGAAAgtactatatgtacatataacataacacacgcgtgtgtgtatatatatatatataaatatataaagacTCGGCCGTATTTTCAGAAGCATAAAACCCAAAGAAGAGAATGTCAACCAAGTCAACTGAGAACAATTAGAACATGCCAAAAGAGTTTCAAGGGAGAAACTAATCCTAGCGTTCATCGCAGGTGCCGTCACGAGGAAGAACGCTAAACGCCATCCTCCGCAGAATCAGTTGGGCTCTTACACTTAGCATAAGAGCCCGTTTGATTCTTGTTTTATGAGAAATCAGGAATGGGACGTCTAGTTCCCGGCCGCGTTCGAAGAACTAGAATAGTGAATGCAGCCTCGTATGTGGAACACGCGTTTCCCGCAGACTCATGTGCCTGTGAATAAACCGCCTTCTAAAGGAGGAACTCCGGTTCTTGTGACCGGAGAGCCGCTGCCAATATCGAAGTCTTCCTAGCTAGGACAAATAAAGAAGGAGCAGATGGTTCAACAGGGAGACTTGCATTCACGAAGCAGTCGTGGAAGTGAAGGCGAAGCAGGGACGCTCCCATCCGGGCTTCCTTCTTGACAGCTTCTACCACGACGTTTTTAATGACAGAAAAGGCTAGAGGACAGGTTGAATGGTAGTGAGTTTTTGACAGGCTTGCACTGACTCCATTGCAGGCGCagaggaggaggacgaagaaGCTAAGCAAAGAGGAGTAGTTAGCCATGGTCTCACTCAAGAGGAGCAGGGGCTGTGTGATTTCTCCCAAGCCACGAGGCTGTACTTATAATGTGCAGGGAAAGAAGAGGATTAATGGCGATAGGCTGATTATGTGGTCGAGCTTTCATATACGTACATCAATGGCAGGACCAGCAGCCGCCTGCGACTGGGTGCCCACCTGAATGAGCTTGCATCAGCTTCATATTTCTGTCGCCTTCGTTATCCTCGGCTTGTAAAATGTGAGTGGCAATGTAAATGAAACATGAATGCAGCAAGATTCTCTTAGAAacgtttgattttcttttttcacattaGATCTCGATTGCTTGAGCTTAAGATTTGTCGAAGAGGTTGAGCATTGCAAAGGTTTAATTTGGTCCCA
This window of the Nymphaea colorata isolate Beijing-Zhang1983 chromosome 2, ASM883128v2, whole genome shotgun sequence genome carries:
- the LOC116247354 gene encoding cationic peroxidase 1-like, producing the protein MANYSSLLSFFVLLLCACNGVSASLSKTHYHSTCPLAFSVIKNVVVEAVKKEARMGASLLRLHFHDCFVNGCDASVLLDDVAGKIKGEKTAPPNDMSLRGFDVVDTIKANVEKVCPGVVSCADILAVAARDSVVALGGPTWDVRVGRRDSTNASYDGAIANLPDPNSSISTLIEKFRNQKLTRVDLVALSGAHTIGLARCVRFRERLYNDSDIDPSFKQSLEAGCPLSGNDNKDFPLDVATPTLFDNQYYKNLQQEKGLLHSDQVLLNSSITSHFVNRYTSSSTRFFRAFAKAMIKMGNVSPLTGKKGEIRLNCRKVNG
- the LOC116248842 gene encoding peroxidase P7-like, encoding MESRAFFLLRAHEGFPMASVACIGFLKVAAAVLLLAASVSSSLSPDFYSKTCPSALPVIRQVVEDAVRKEPRMGASLLRLHFHDCFVNGCDGSVLLDDTANFTGEKTAGPNVDSARGFDVIDNIKAAVNNACGAAVVSCADILAVAARDSVVALGGPTWDVQLGRRDARNASKDDANTQIPGPFSNLTTLLYSFQTRGMNLTDLVVLSAAHTIGQARCIVFRRRIYNEYNIDFNFARSLQPSCPSTAGDGDSNLAPLDHLSPNQFGFNYFMNLLMQRGLLHSDQELYNGGPADNITKHYALNPTDFYRDFATSMLKMQSVSVLTGNQGEVRLDCRKVNS